In Anopheles gambiae chromosome 2, idAnoGambNW_F1_1, whole genome shotgun sequence, a single window of DNA contains:
- the LOC5667577 gene encoding uncharacterized protein LOC5667577 → MANEAEDHLIAIRLQQQFDKESIDISSGEDDDLKVDSIERDRLLAVQLQAQYQAESVDLLSDSDDDVILQATAASADTPKQKPKQSSTVQSGINYVHTVQEPQLFKAKTSDLNSNEYFIDELQIYVDMENNFEWKFIDVLLPDIRAIFNKFDALFFQSRLQKKKIDIMWSDAMGNSLTNRNFNDDQGRYLIALNGPLLTLRPRIEIISIILHEMIHALLKIDGIKEPNNGHGGNFRKIMTFLNRMLQTNISFNHKLHNTSLTCRNEWYRCTGICHNYGPFYGIVRSTEGPPGLQNEWWKEHADSCGGTFYKIYEMSKIVNGEVCTRYAVNVRYMLPKPENIRCRFKTKLPPKESIDLTCEVPKVISTTILDTVVLDNEESAETSASTATADTFIAQFERTIAFTRDAYEMQCPICQERIKRKLFANHIDGCKGTVRVVQWKKSSTGTIVQNGLLELKSTPGLQQPSSSVRKPRHFSASAQSSSSSFANYQQAKRKRFG, encoded by the exons ATGGCAAACGAGGCCGAAGACCACCTAATTGCCATAAGATTGCAACAGCAGTTTGACAAAGAATCGATCGACATAAGTTCTGGCGAGGATGATGATTTAAAAGTCGATTCTATTGAACGGGATCGTCTGCTGGCGGTGCAACTTCAAGCGCAGTACCAAGCCGAATCGGTTGATTTGCTTTCCGATAGCGATGATGATGTTATATTACAAGCCACAGCTGCATCCGCAGAtacaccaaaacaaaagccaaaaCAATCATCCACCGTGCAAAGCGGAATCAACTATGTCCACACTGTTCAGGAGCCACAACTTTTTAAGGCAAAG ACCTCGGATCTGAACAGCAACGAATATTTCATAGACGAGCTGCAGATTTACGTGGACATGGAGAACAACTTTGAGTGGAAATTCATCGATGTGCTGCTGCCCGACATTCGAGCGATATTTAACAAATTCGATGCACTGTTCTTTCAGTCTCGattacagaagaaaaaaattgaCATTATGTGGTCCGACGCAATGGGTAACTCACTCACGAACAGGAATTTCAATGATGATCAAGGCAGATATTTAATCGCACTGAACGGACCACTGCTCACATTACGGCCCCGTATCGAAATCATCAGTATAATTCTG CATGAAATGATACACGCCCTGCTTAAAATAGACGGTATCAAAGAACCCAACAATGGACATGGTGGAAACTTCCGTAAAATCATGACATTCCTCAACAGAATGCTGCAGACAAATATTTCCTTTAACCACAAACTACACAACACGAGTCTGACGTGCAGGAACGAGTGGTATCGCTGCACGGGTATCTGCCACAATTATGGGCCCTTCTATGGGATTGTGCGCTCGACTGAGGGTCCTCCTGGACTGCAAAATGAATGGTGGAAAGAGCATGCCGATAGCTGTGGCGGAACGttttataaaatttatgaaatgaGCAAAATAGTTAACGGCGAAGTATGCACACGCTATGCCGTCAACGTGAGGTATATGCTTCCGAAGCCCGAGAACATTCGCTGCAGGTTCAAAACGAAACTGCCCCCCAAGGAGTCGATCGATTTAACGTGCGAAGTACCAAAAGTAATTTCCACCACCATCCTCGATACAGTTGTCCTTGATAACGAGGAGTCTGCTGAAACATCCGCTAGTACAGCCACCGCGGATACGTTCATCGCACAGTTTGAGCGGACAATCGCGTTCACGCGTGATGCATACGAGATGCAGTGTCCAATTTGTCAGGAACGAATTAAACGTAAACTGTTCGCTAACCACATCGACGGTTGCAAAGGCACCGTACGAGTGGTGCAATGGAAAAAGTCTTCTACCGGAACTATCGTGCAAAATGGATTACTGGAACTGAAATCGACGCCTGGATTGCAACAGCCGTCCAGTTCGGTTCGCAAACCACGTCATTTTTCAGCTTCTGCACAATCTTCCTCATCATCCTTCGCCAACTACCAACAAGCCAAACGAAAGCGCTTCGGTTGA
- the LOC1282009 gene encoding GATOR2 complex protein WDR24 has product MGDVKTCSIRICQDGHANALALNRECTQIAVAGRSLLKVFSIENDGFTEVCNMRGGKNQNLSYSSNDVAWSALDSNILATAATNGVVSVWDLSRFGRQKQLLVYNEHERTAHSVAFHGTEANLLISGSQDGTIKCFDLRTDKSAINTYFSNSESVRDVKFSPHAPNTFAAVSENGTVQLWDIRRNDRCTAQFTAHSGPIYTCDWHPNQSWLATGSRDKQIKVWNTNPKNSSHESAKNVSLEYTIHTIAVVGRIRWRPDKMFHIASCALVVDNSIYIWDLRRPYIPYASFNEHSNVTTGIAFKGNDRHVLLSTSKDSTIFKHVFKDAARPAMKANPQGANFNYKGDLLYAYEMKLIPPPPPSSLLSQGTALLGSRQKTPPSAEQFHLAKSNLSNFSTKTINVNAKDVTKTSLLKDYLALKGCAKEYILTGASLAEICSHNAAVAKKYGKSNVSFLWNFISQLYAYSSIANMKLEQRNSNAIAHGSGRLMAQNSNQSSTGRSEDRAMGSGPSTGPANVANNSSTDDFLEFANSKTAHETHGLGQLLSVDIEPDKCDFVFGETELTFDSVDCIKGFRDGFLYTGPHDLVKDYTFPSSNLMNAHELHQTQPRKHLMAEKSLETSPPPNTAPTFLKISDHNPSPPIWEPHQVLADCLTLQTEIGDVQTSSCILMALGERRHSLQIDESFQENWLLSYIELLHRHQLWNEASQVINISWIRSVSEMNQQSTTMYTSCGQCSKQLVGSVGWYCARCKSTQSSKCSVCNGVVRGLYAWCQGCSHGGHLEHMKHWFANNSKCPRCGHLCEYE; this is encoded by the exons ATGGGGGATGTTAAAACATGTTCCATTCGCATATGCCAAGACGGACACGCCAACGCTTTGGCGTTGAACAGAGAATGCACTCAAATCGCCGTAGCAGGCCGTAGCT TACTAAAGGTGTTCTCGATCGAAAACGATGGATTCACGGAGGTATGTAATATGCGTGGCGGGAAGAACCAAAATCTAAGCTACTCCTCCAACGATGTGGCATGGAGTGCGCTGGATTCAAACATACTCGCAACCGCGGCAACGAACGGTGTCGTATCGGTGTGGGACTTGTCGCGTTTCGGGCGCCAAAAGCAGCTGCTAGTGTACAATGAGCACGAGCGCACGGCGCACTCGGTGGCTTTCCACGGAACGGAAGCAAATCTTTTGATATCCGGATCGCAAGATGGCACCATCAAGTGTTTCGATCTGCGCACGGACAAATCGGCCATCAACACGTACTTCAGCAATTCGGAAAGCGTGCGGGACGTAAAGTTCAGTCCGCATGCGCCCAACACGTTTGCTGCGGTGTCCGAGAACGGCACGGTACAGCTGTGGGACATCCGCCGGAACGACCGATGCACGGCCCAGTTTACGGCGCACAGTGGACCAATCTACACGTGCGATTGGCATCCCAATCAGTCCTGGCTGGCGACGGGAAGCCGCGATAAGCAGATCAAAGTTTGGAACACGAACCCCAAGAACTCATCGCACGAAAGTGCGAAAAACGTTTCCCTCGAGTACACTATACATACGATCGCGGTGgttggcaggatacgatggcgtCCGGACAAGATGTTTCACATTGCAAGCTGTGCGTTGGTGGTCGACAACAGTATCTACATCTGGGACCTTCGCCGACCGTACATTCCGTATGCTTCGTTTAACGAGCATTCGAATGTTACCACAGGCATAGCGTTCAAGGGTAACGATCGGCACGTGCTGCTGTCCACCAGCAAGGACTCGACGATATTTAAGCACGTATTCAAGGACGCGGCACGGCCGGCAATGAAGGCTAATCCGCAAGGTGCCAACTTTAACTACAAGGGCGATTTGCTGTACGCGTACGAGATGAAGCTTAttccgccgccaccgccctcCAGCTTGCTTAGCCAGGGAACGGCCCTGTTGGGTTCGCGTCAAAAAACGCCTCCGTCGGCGGAACAGTTCCATCTGGCCAAATCGAATCTGTCCAACTTTTCGACCAAAACTATCAACGTGAATGCGAAGGACGTGACCAAAACATCGCTCCTAAAGGACTACCTGGCACTGAAGGGATGCGCCAAAGAGTACATTCTGACCGGTGCGTCTCTGGCGGAGATTTGTAGCCACAATGCGGCAGTTGCGAAAAAGTATGGCAAATCGAATGTGAGCTTTCTGTGGAATTTTATTAGCCAACTGTACGCGTACAGTTCCATCGCCAACATGAAGCTGGAGCAACGCAATTCGAACGCAATAGCTCATGGCAGCGGTCGTCTGATGGCGCAAAACTCCAACCAATCGAGCACGGGACGCAGCGAAGATCGTGCGATGGGTAGCGGCCCCAGCACTGGCCCGGCAAATGTCGCAAATAACAGCAGCACTGACGATTTCCTCGAGtttgcaaacagcaaaaccgCCCACGAAACGCACGGCTTGGGGCAGCTGCTATCGGTGGACATTGAACCGGACAAGTGCGATTTCGTGTTCGGTGAGACGGAGCTAACGTTCGATTCGGTCGACTGTATAAAAGGCTTTCGGGATGGATTTCTTTACACCGGACCGCACGACCTGGTGAAAGACTACACGTTCCCATCGTCGAATCTAATGAACGCGCACGAGTTGCATCAAACGCAGCCTCGCAAGCATCTGATGGCTGAAAAATCGCTCGAAACTTCACCACCACCGAATACGGCGCCGACCTTCCTAAAAATCTCCGACCACAACCCATCCCCGCCGATCTGGGAACCGCACCAGGTGCTGGCTGACTGTTTGACGTTGCAGACGGAAATCGGTGACGTGCAGACATCGTCCTGCATTCTAATGGCACTCGGGGAGCGCAGACATAGCTTGCAGATAGACGAGAGCTTCCAGGAGAACTGGCTGCTGTCGTACATCGAGCTGCTTCACCGGCATCAGCTCTGGAACGAGGCATCGCAGGTGATCAACATCAGCTGGATCCGATCGGTGTCGGAGATGAACCAGCAGTCGACGACCATGTACACGAGCTGTGGCCAATGTTCGAAGCAACTGGTTGGATCGGTGGGATGGTATTGCGCACGCTGTAAGTCTACTCAAAGCTCGAAGTGCAGCGTTTGCAATGGGGTCGTTCGCGGCCTGTACGCCTGGTGCCAGGGATGCTCGCATGGAGGCCATCTGGAGCATATGAAGCATTGGTTTGCAAACAACTCCAAGTGTCCGCGGTGTGGACATTTGTGTGAGTACGAATAG
- the LOC1282008 gene encoding uncharacterized protein LOC1282008, translating into MVEASDSSCRKQQQQQQRQHHSADDRTERTFTKLSQTVAKLLRVEVEIQRNRKPSACCSHHRKQRSKRKRKRTKVVFTGEKFEDPDPYQLAVRKTNYGKRKEKLKFIGEQFQDPDPYGLAIRKTSTASSCTSDHHRELSQQYRTQLAETHPATVFSPIDYIKRDIKCIAEMPDDEMVAYDRCADVSKQAELAPAAGWKPLLAQACAVGAKNVLLLGYGMTLGFPTIVIPAIQGGDGREPALERDVTLSREQISWLSSINLICVPLGSIFSGMLAQPIGRRRAMQLINIPIFVAWLLFHYASDVTFLYVGLALAGLSGGLGEAPVLTYVAEITEPRYRGMLAATGSTCVILGVLLEFLMGSFLKWRTVALISAVVPVLAVVALCFIPESPVWLASKGRFEDSKAALAWLRGWTSKDQVAHEFEEIERQMATDAELQKDFTIVDKARLYTQRAFLQPFGIILLCFFIGHFSGMTTLQTYAVQIFHTLKAPINKYYATCLLGLTELIGTLFCVFLVHRTGKRPLVFISTIGCAICFFGAASYAYFLNDIPGAAVQNVVANVSSIKADITVIPLQSKEVIAEWHRNSTVHPPINLTQIETQLANSNASLRAEAINGTANHSLDSGIVYAAQSFTNYYLNDSLNDPINITISYGEYVKSAIPREVFVPLPHVNKNKYVWIPLTLLLGSAFLTHIGIRLIPWILIGELFAPNVRSGGSGLAGGIAYIFGFIANKTFLKMLAVFTLPGTFWIYSLVTIVGAMILYKVLPETEGKSLQEIETYFLAGKKTSTTIDQEAPVPPRLGPKVSTASMHPVPPPIPPKPYPLKDDIDRARRISLVPRQMSQSSRNTTASDFSRASFNSQHSHNHSGMSRNSSWTSYTLEDTHDHAHPVQVFRKISDSIPAVEAVESQHSMTQPQPSRNQVSSHVLPVVSAVGLKPERKVSSGKQTLHVNADLKHPAHKTQPMTRPVRARARRPPPSHQFDFQGSESNKKFEEFLHRYQDKAQDSHAQANRPVRHVTSAHDLKALGKESQPSSGAIAAANGGGAGILTDRKLFNSTTKLSSSCAGEGVEHHVAREAGLSNAGFHLSSSDESTDM; encoded by the exons ATGGTGGAAGcaag CGACAGCAGTTGccgaaagcagcagcagcagcagcagcgccagcatCACAGTGCCGACGATCGTACCGAGCGAACGTTCACCAAACTATCGCAAACCGTCGCGAAGCTGCTCCGGGTCGAGGTGGAAATCCAACGGAACCGCAAACCCAGCGCGTGCTGCTCACACCATCGCAAGCAGCGCAGCAAAAGGAAGCGCAAACGAACGAAGGTGGTGTTTACTGGGGAAAAGTTTGAAGATCCCGATCCCTACCAGCTGGCCGTGCGGAAAACCAACTATGGCAAACGCAAGGAGAAGCTGAAGTTTATCGGCGAACAGTTCCAAGATCCCGATCCGTACGGGTTGGCCATCCGCAAGACGAGCACCGCGAGCAGCTGCACCAGCGATCATCATCGCGAGCTATCACAGCAGTATCGTACGCAGCTGGCCGAAACGCATCCCGCGACCGTGTTCTCGCCCATCGATTACATAAAACGCGACATAAAGTGTATTGCGGAAATGCCCGACGATGAGATGGTGGCGTACGACCGTTGCGCGGATGTGTCCAAGCAGGCGGAACTAGCACCGGCTGCGGGATGGAAACCTCTGCTAGCGCAGGCCTGTGCTGTGGGTGCGAAAAATGTGCTACTTCTGGGGTATGGCATGACGTTGGGCTTCCCTACGATAGTAATTCCCGCCATTCAGGGTGGCGACGGGCGCGAGCCGGCCCTCGAGCGGGACGTCACGCTGAGCCGGGAGCAGATTTCGTGGCTAAGTTCCATCAACTTGATCTGTGTGCCGTTGGGCAGCATTTTTTCCGGCATGCTCGCCCAACCGATTGGCCGACGGCGCGCAATGCAG CTCATTAACATCCCCATCTTCGTCGCCTGGCTGCTGTTCCATTACGCTAGTGATGTAACGTTCCTGTACGTAGGACTCGCATTGGCCGGCCTTAGTGGAGGGCTCGGTGAAGCTCCTGTGCTGACGTACGTCGCTGAGATTACGGAACCTCGGTACCGGGGTATGCTGGCCGCTACCGGTTCCACCTGCGTCATATTGGGCGTTTTGCTCGAGTTTCTCATGGGCAGCTTCTTGAAGTGGCGCACGGTCGCACTGATCAGTGCCGTCGTGCCCGTACTGGCCGTGGTGGCGCTATGTTTCATCCCGGAGAGTCCCGTTTGGCTGGCTAGCAAGGGACGATTCGAGGATTCAAAGGCAGCCCTTGCTTGGCTACGCGGCTGGACATCGAAAGACCAG GTTGCGCACGAGTTCGAGGAGATAGAGCGTCAAATGGCAACGGACGCGGAACTGCAGAAGGATTTCACGATCGTGGATAAGGCGCGGCTCTACACGCAGCGGGCCTTCCTGCAACCGTTCGGTATTATTTTGCTGTGTTTCTTCATCGGACACTTTTCCGGCATGACGACACTTCAAACCTACGCCGTCCAG ATCTTTCACACTCTGAAAGCGCCCATCAACAAATATTACGCGACTTGTCTGCTGGGACTGACCGAGCTGATTGGGACACTGTTCTGCGTGTTTCTGGTGCACCGTACCGGCAAACGACCGCTCGTGTTCATCTCGACTATTGGATGTGCCATCTGCTTCTTCGGAGCGGCCAGCTATGCCTACTTCCTGAACGACATCCCTGGCGCCGCCGTACAAAACGTGGTCGCAAATGTGTCCTCCATCAAGGCGGACATCACGGTCATACCATTGCAGTCCAAAGAGGTAATAGCGGAGTGGCATCGTAACAGCACGGTGCACCCGCCGATCAATCTAACGCAGATCGAAACGCAATTAGCCAATAGCAACGCATCCTTGCGTGCAGAAGCGATCAACGGCACAGCCAACCATTCGCTGGACAGTGGCATTGTCTATGCCGCGCAGAGCTTCACCAACTACTACCTTAACGATAGCCTGAACGATCCAATTAACATTACGATCAGTTACGGAGAGTACGTTAAATCCGCTATCCCGAGAGAAGTGTTCGTGCCGTTGCCGCACGTGAACAAGAACAAGTACGTATGGATCCCGCTGACCCTGCTGCTCGGCAGTGCCTTTCTGACGCATATTGGCATTCGATTGATACCGTGGATACTGATAGGAGAGCTCTTTGCGCCGAACGTGCGCAGCGGTGGGTCCGGGCTGGCCGGCGGCATAGCGTACATCTTCGGGTTTATCGCCAACAAGACGTTCCTCAAGATGCTGGCTGTATTCACCTTACCGGGGACCTTTTGGATCTACTCGCTAGTAACGATCGTCGGAGCCATGATCCTTTACAAAGTGCTTCCCGAAACGGAGGGCAAATCGCTGCAGGAGATTGAAACGTACTTTCTGGCGGGCAAAAAAACGTCCACGACAATAGACCAAGAAGCGCCTGTACCACCCCGGCTGGGGCCAAAGGTTTCCACTGCCAGCATGCATCCGGTGCCGCCACCGATCCCACCAAAACCCTACCCCTTGAAGGATGATATCGATCGGGCACGACGTATCTCGCTGGTGCCACGACAAATGTCTCAATCGTCGCGAAACACGACCGCATCCGACTTCTCGCGTGCGTCGTTCAATTCTCAACACTCTCACAACCATTCTGGAATGAGTCGCAACTCGTCATGGACCTCCTATACGCTGGAAGACACGCACGACCATGCCCATCCGGTGCAGGTGTTTAGAAAAATATCCGACTCAATTCCTGCCGTTGAAGCCGTTGAATCACAGCACAGCATGACGCAGCCGCAACCATCAAGAAATCAAGTGTCATCGCACGTCCTTCCTGTCGTGAGCGCCGTTGGTCTAAAGCCGGAGCGAAAGGTATCTAGCGGAAAGCAAACTTTACATGTAAACGCCGATTTAAAGCACCCGGCGCACAAAACCCAACCAATGACACGCCCGGTACGTGCACGAGCAAGACGGCCACCCCCATCACATCAGTTTGATTTCCAAGGTTCCGAAAGTAACAAAAAGTTTGAAGAATTTCTTCACCGCTATCAGGATAAAGCTCAAGACTCGCACGCGCAAGCGAATCGTCCTGTGCGCCACGTAACTAGCGCACACGATCTTAAAGCTCTCGGGAAGGAGTCTCAGCCCAGTTCTGGCGCAATTGCTGCTGCGAATGGCGGCGGGGCCGGTATATTGACGGATCGCAAACTTTTCAACAGCACCACCAAGCTGTCCTCCTCGTGTGCCGGAGAAGGCGTAGAACATCATGTCGCTCGCGAAGCTGGACTCAGCAATGCCGGATTTCATTTAAGCTCAAGTGACGAATCGACGGATATGTAG
- the LOC1282006 gene encoding opsin-1 translates to MAAFAEPHFSAWTQTVVSNVTVVDKVPPEMLHMVDAHWYQFPPMNPLWHSILGFAIFVLGVVSIIGNGCVIYIFTNTKALRTPSNLLVVNLAFSDFLMMFTMAPPMVINCWHETWVFGPFACELYAMLGSLFGCASIWTMTMIAFDRYNVIVKGLAGKPMTNNGALLRILGIWAFSLLWTLAPLFGWNRYVPEGNMTACGTDYLSQDFTSRSYILIYSGFVYYLPLFSIIYSYIYIIQAVSAHEKNMREQAKKMNVASLRSQEAQNTSTEMKLAKVALVTISLWFMAWTPYLVINYTGIFKAAPISPLATIWGSLFAKANAVYNPIVYGISHPKYRAALYQKFPSLSCQDNSDDGQSVASAATGVSEEKPAA, encoded by the exons ATGGCAGCCTTCGCAGAGCCGCACTTCAGCGCCTGGACGCAGACGGTCGTCAGCAATGTCACCGTCGTCGATAAGGTACCGCCAGAGATGCTCCACATGGTGGACGCTCACTGGTACCAGTTCCCGCCGATGAACCCGCTGTGGCACTCGATCCTGGGCTTTGCCATCTTTGTCCTTGGCGTCGTTTCCATCATCGGCAACGGTTGCGTTATCTACATCTTCACCAATACCAAGGCACTCCGAACCCCCTCCAACTTGCTGGTGGTCAATCTGGCCTTCTCCGATTTCCTGATGATGTTTACCATGGCCCCTCCGATGGTGATCAACTGCTGGCACGAGACCTGGGTCTTTGGCCCGTTCGCCTGCGAGCTCTACGCCATGCTTGGATCGCTGTTCGGCTGTGCCTCGATCTGGACCATGACTATGATTGCCTTTGACCGTTACAACGTCATCGTGAAGGGTCTCGCCGGCAAGCCGATGACCAACAACGGTGCCCTGCTGCGCATTCTGGGCATCTGGGCGTTCTCTCTGCTCTGGACGTTGGCTCCTCTGTTCGGATGGAACCGATACGTGCCGGAGGGCAACATGACCGCTTGCGGAACTGACTATCTGTCGCAGGATTTCACCAGCCGATCATACATTCTGATCTACTCTGGCTTCGTGTACTACCTGCCTCTGTTCAGCATCATCTACTCGTACATCTACATCATCCAG GCTGTATCGGCCCACGAGAAGAACATGCGCGAGCAGGCCAAGAAGATGAACGTCGCCTCGCTGCGCTCGCAGGAAGCCCAGAACACCAGCACCGAGATGAAGCTGGCCAAGGTCGCCCTGGTCACCATCTCGCTCTGGTTCATGGCCTGGACGCCGTATCTGGTCATCAACTACACCGGAATCTTCAAGGCTGCCCCGATCAGCCCGCTGGCCACCATCTGGGGCTCGCTGTTCGCCAAGGCGAACGCCGTCTACAACCCGATCGTGTACGGCATCAGCCATCCGAAGTACCGTGCTGCCCTGTACCAGAAGTTCCCGTCGCTGTCCTGCCAGGACAACAGCGACGATGGACAGTCGGTTGCATCGGCTGCCACCGGCGTTTCGGAGGAAAAGCCAGCGGCCTAA
- the LOC4577366 gene encoding ceropsin yields the protein MMDHRPVGIFGPKSPQALTWTISVANLTVVDKVPPEMLHLVDTYWYQFPPLETKWHAALATTIGLLALISIVGNGCVILIFSSTKGLRTPSNLMVINLAFADFMMMFTMAPPLIINSYHETWVFGPLMCEIYGMFGSLSGCVSIWSMTMIAFDRYTVIVKGLSAKPLTYVGSVMRILFVWANSLVWTLAPLFGWNRYVPEGNMSACGTDYLSKDWISVSYIYAYSVFVYWLPLLLIIYCYTYILKAVSAHERNMREQAKKMNVASLRSSDASKTNAEIKLAKVALVTITLWFMAWTPYLVINYAGIIDSSPISPLQTIWGSVFAKANAVYNPIVYGISHPKYRAALYKRFPALQLRKENATDQNSVASCTTAADQCET from the exons ATGATGGACCATAGACCAGTGGGCATCTTCGGTCCAAAAAGCCCACAAGCACTGACCTGGACGATCTCGGTGGCAAATTTGACCGTGGTGGACAAAGTGCCCCCAGAGATGCTCCATCTCGTTGACACGTACTGGTATCAGTTTCCGCCGTTGGAGACAAAGTGGCACGCGGCACTGGCCACCACCATTGGACTGCTGGCGCTCATCTCCATCGTGGGAAACGGATGCGTAATTTTGATCTTCTCCTCCACCAAAGGCCTCCGCACGCCATCGAACCTGATGGTGATCAATCTGGCTTTCGCCGATTTCATGATGATGTTTACGATGGCGCCACCGCTAATCATTAACTCCTACCACGAGACGTGGGTGTTCGGTCCGCTCATGTGCGAAATCTACGGAATGTTCGGCTCACTGTCGGGCTGCGTTTCCATCTGGAGCATGACGATGATCGCCTTCGATCGGTACACCGTGATCGTGAAGGGCTTGTCCGCCAAACCGCTCACGTACGTCGGTTCGGTGATGCGCATCCTGTTCGTTTGGGCCAACTCGCTTGTCTGGACGCTGGCTCCACTGTTTGGCTGGAATCGCTACGTGCCGGAAGGCAACATGAGTGCTTGCGGCACGGACTATCTCTCGAAGGATTGGATCAGCGTGTCCTACATCTACGCGTATTCCGTGTTCGTCTACTGGTTGCCACTGCTGCTCATCATCTACTGCTATACCTACATTCTAAAG GCTGTGTCTGCCCACGAACGAAACATGCGGGAGCAagcgaaaaaaatgaatgtggCCTCGCTGCGGTCATCGGATGCGTCCAAAACGAATGCAGAAATTAAGCTGGCCAAAGTGGCGCTCGTCACCATCACGCTCTGGTTCATGGCCTGGACACCGTATCTCGTCATTAACTACGCCGGCATAATCGATTCCAGCCCCATCAGCCCGCTCCAAACGATTTGGGGCTCGGTATTTGCCAAAGCGAATGCCGTCTACAATCCGATAGTGTACGGCATTAGTCATCCCAAATATAGGGCCGCTCTGTACAAGCGCTTCCCTGCGCTGCAACTGCGTAAGGAGAACGCTACCGACCAGAACTCCGTAGCCTCCTGTACGACTGCTGCCGATCAATGCGAAACCTAA
- the LOC133392095 gene encoding uncharacterized protein LOC133392095 produces MAFAGNIQTGRKNCASTQFPFKFSAEQAAGLVEDSNEDPFCTEYDNNFVPFNNYTKPVLRRDQLREVYKEKLSRILTKNANEQLETIHRQEEERKQLRKRKNYYMAKETGQDPQYSLQRTDDVVTFWSYRTRRNANHRRNNDFTKPQEDKLDVQFE; encoded by the exons ATGGCGTTTGCAGGCAATATTCAGACGGGCCGGAAAAACTGTGCTTCAACGCAGTTTCCATTCAAATTTAGTGCAGAACAGGCGGCTGGGCTCGTGGAGGACAGTAATGAGGATCCTTTCTGTACGGAGTATGATAACAATTTTGTGCCTTTCAACAATTACACCAAACCAG TCCTGCGGCGGGATCAGCTGAGGGAGGTGTACAAGGAAAAGTTGTCGcgaattttgacgaaaaatGCGAACGAACAACTGGAAACCATCCACCGGCAGGAGGAGGAGCGGAAACAGCTGAGAAAACGGAAGAATTATTACATGGCAAAGGAAACTGGACAGGATCCGCAGTACAGTCTGCAGCGAACGGATGATGTGGTAACGTTCTGGAGCTACCGTACCCGGCGGAATGCTAATCATCGCCGCAATAACGATTTCACTAAACCGCAGGAGGATAAATTGGATGTGCAGTTTGAATAA